In Fodinibius saliphilus, a genomic segment contains:
- a CDS encoding PIG-L family deacetylase, with product MKILYVFPHPDDESFGPAPAIAAQRRKGDEVYLLTLTKGEATKQRFRLGVDKEEMGQIRYKEMQCVENVLDLNGMKVCDLPDDGLKELDPQEIEIVIRDHVEEIKPDILVTYAVHGISGFEDHLVSHAVVKNVYCDLRRSGESYPRRLAFFTRFSEDDSGGKFNLSSSKQAEIDCWVEANDEDYQKFEDALDCYETYQQVIEESNVKEEVGYRVPFEIFQENFDPPLQALDEQLKK from the coding sequence ATGAAAATTCTATACGTTTTCCCACATCCCGATGATGAGTCATTTGGTCCGGCGCCGGCGATTGCAGCACAACGCAGAAAGGGAGATGAGGTATACTTGTTGACCCTGACTAAAGGAGAAGCTACCAAGCAACGGTTTCGCTTGGGGGTTGACAAAGAGGAGATGGGGCAGATCCGGTATAAGGAGATGCAGTGTGTTGAAAATGTTTTGGATCTGAATGGGATGAAGGTTTGTGACCTTCCTGATGACGGGCTAAAAGAGTTAGATCCCCAAGAGATAGAAATTGTAATTCGTGATCATGTGGAAGAAATCAAGCCGGATATACTGGTCACTTACGCTGTTCATGGGATTAGTGGATTCGAAGATCATTTAGTAAGCCATGCGGTGGTAAAGAACGTATATTGTGATTTAAGGAGATCAGGTGAATCTTACCCCCGCCGGCTTGCCTTTTTTACACGTTTTAGCGAGGATGATAGTGGAGGGAAATTTAATCTCAGCTCTTCAAAGCAAGCAGAAATTGATTGCTGGGTAGAGGCAAATGATGAAGACTATCAGAAGTTTGAGGATGCACTTGATTGTTATGAAACCTATCAGCAAGTAATAGAGGAGAGCAATGTAAAAGAAGAAGTGGGATACCGAGTGCCGTTTGAAATTTTTCAAGAAAACTTTGATCCGCCATTGCAGGCACTGGATGAGCAGTTAAAGAAGTAA
- a CDS encoding ABC transporter ATP-binding protein translates to MSNSVITVNDLTKVYQMGTQEVRALDGVSFDVQENEYIAIMGPSGSGKSTLMNLIGCLDTPTSGTYILNKQDVSEFEDADLAEVRNREIGFVFQTFNLLPRTDCLSNVELPLIYSGIRTAERHRRAAETLRRVGLGDRIDHKPNELSGGQRQRVAIARALVNNPSILLADEPTGNLDTETGNEIMMLFEELYRMGNTILVVTHEQDIADHARRIIRLRDGEIESDEGVEKPALEGIEIRVPKAG, encoded by the coding sequence ATGTCAAATTCAGTTATTACTGTGAACGATCTGACGAAAGTGTACCAGATGGGAACCCAAGAGGTTCGTGCTCTTGATGGAGTTTCATTTGATGTCCAGGAAAACGAGTATATCGCCATTATGGGGCCATCAGGTTCCGGAAAGTCAACGCTCATGAATCTTATTGGTTGTCTGGATACACCTACATCGGGAACCTATATTCTTAACAAGCAGGATGTGAGTGAGTTTGAAGATGCTGATCTTGCTGAGGTTCGCAACCGTGAAATTGGGTTTGTCTTTCAAACTTTTAATCTGCTACCGCGGACAGACTGTTTATCAAATGTTGAGCTTCCACTTATTTATTCCGGGATAAGGACTGCAGAACGTCATAGACGAGCTGCTGAAACGCTCCGAAGGGTAGGACTGGGAGATCGTATTGACCATAAACCCAATGAGCTATCCGGTGGGCAGCGCCAACGCGTGGCTATTGCAAGAGCTCTTGTAAACAATCCATCCATTCTTCTGGCTGATGAACCGACCGGTAATCTTGACACTGAAACCGGTAATGAAATAATGATGCTCTTCGAAGAGCTATATAGAATGGGAAATACCATTCTTGTTGTTACTCATGAGCAGGATATCGCTGATCATGCCCGTCGTATTATAAGACTGAGAGATGGTGAGATTGAAAGTGACGAAGGAGTGGAAAAGCCTGCTTTGGAGGGTATAGAGATAAGAGTACCCAAAGCCGGGTAA
- a CDS encoding ABC transporter permease, which produces MSRLNRFINSSWEGLKISLNALRINKTRSVLTTLCIIIGIVMVTLMNAVSNGMDSEFDKSMAMMGQNVIYVETQPWNRGPDYKWWEYRNRRDMKLDYVEEIKEASRLASEVSATVAQSATIRYKDTSTEGVFLAGVTQKYFDTAGLDVEQGRVFTTEEVRRGQKVTVLGATLADKLFERGTPLGKEIRISGQEFTVIGILEKQGKFLGLADMDRRAITPITVYGQIYGLRSGIQLAVKFPNEEIMKEGEYEVEGIMRRIRGLEATEENDFSINKPQAFKAQLESFKTGLYIVGGALTALSLIIGGIGVMNIMFVSVRERTKEIGIRKAVGAKAWEILYQFLIEAVVMCLLGGLIGLAISYPLSLLLNQLFIASIDLSVVFSAFILCSLVGLVFGFIPAYKAAKSDPIESLRYE; this is translated from the coding sequence ATGTCCAGATTAAATCGATTTATCAATAGTAGCTGGGAAGGGTTAAAAATTTCTTTAAATGCATTAAGGATTAATAAAACGCGATCAGTTCTTACAACACTCTGTATTATTATCGGTATTGTGATGGTAACACTGATGAATGCGGTCAGTAATGGGATGGACTCCGAGTTCGATAAAAGCATGGCCATGATGGGACAGAATGTTATTTATGTGGAGACCCAACCTTGGAATCGCGGTCCTGATTATAAATGGTGGGAATACCGGAACCGGCGCGATATGAAGCTGGATTATGTTGAAGAAATTAAGGAGGCCAGCAGGTTAGCTTCTGAAGTATCGGCAACGGTTGCACAATCTGCAACAATACGGTATAAAGATACCAGTACAGAGGGGGTGTTTTTAGCTGGGGTTACGCAAAAATATTTTGATACAGCTGGATTGGATGTCGAACAAGGAAGAGTGTTTACTACTGAAGAGGTTCGCCGAGGTCAAAAGGTGACTGTACTGGGTGCTACGTTGGCAGATAAATTGTTTGAACGGGGAACCCCTTTAGGCAAAGAAATACGTATTAGTGGACAAGAGTTTACTGTAATAGGTATTTTGGAGAAACAAGGAAAGTTTTTGGGATTGGCAGATATGGATCGTCGGGCGATAACCCCTATTACAGTTTACGGACAGATATACGGATTACGTAGCGGTATCCAGTTGGCGGTGAAGTTTCCTAATGAGGAAATCATGAAGGAAGGAGAATATGAAGTTGAAGGTATTATGAGGCGTATTCGTGGTTTAGAAGCTACAGAGGAAAATGATTTTTCGATTAATAAACCACAGGCCTTTAAAGCACAGCTGGAGTCTTTTAAAACCGGTCTTTATATCGTAGGTGGAGCCTTGACGGCTTTATCACTTATTATCGGGGGTATAGGTGTGATGAATATTATGTTTGTATCAGTACGTGAGAGGACCAAAGAAATTGGAATCAGAAAGGCGGTGGGGGCTAAGGCGTGGGAAATTCTCTACCAGTTTTTAATTGAGGCGGTGGTTATGTGTTTGTTGGGAGGTTTGATAGGGCTGGCAATTTCTTATCCCCTGAGCTTGTTACTGAACCAGCTTTTTATAGCTAGTATCGATCTGAGTGTGGTATTCTCAGCTTTTATACTATGCTCTCTGGTTGGATTGGTATTTGGTTTTATCCCTGCTTACAAGGCTGCAAAATCAGATCCTATAGAATCATTGAGGTACGAATAG
- a CDS encoding ABC transporter permease, giving the protein MNLIEVFKQALDSLWANKLRSSLTLLALVVGVFSVIVSTTAVAVLDNFFQNTMSIMGGDVVNVSRTPSVQIGESDRSKRNREDITFDIAEELQEQMRLGKKMSPDETFDYTKVVYEDEETDPTVRIIGSNENYLDNNAYDLKDGRNFSSEDIQYRRPYAIIGKDIRDKLFKNEHPIGKGIRIAGHRYQVIGALDSKGSIMGQSMDEMVIIPYTTALNVYGGDRNIDIMVKAPAMDLIDATIDEVTGIMRVVRRVAPGMENDFEIETNDTLAGTFDQFTFILYAVGFIIGGITLFGAGIGVMNIMLVSVTERTREIGIRKAVGATKKAIVSQFLAETIFICQLGGLIGIILGVLAGNGMALWIETEPVVPIWAVVTGFMGMFVIGLLFGVYPAYKAAQLDPIESLRYE; this is encoded by the coding sequence ATGAACTTAATAGAGGTATTTAAACAGGCTCTCGATTCGCTATGGGCAAATAAGTTACGCTCCTCGCTTACCTTATTAGCCTTGGTGGTAGGAGTATTCTCTGTGATCGTTTCAACAACGGCTGTTGCCGTGCTGGATAACTTCTTCCAGAATACCATGAGTATTATGGGCGGGGATGTAGTGAATGTTTCACGAACACCGTCTGTCCAGATTGGTGAAAGTGATCGGAGTAAAAGAAATCGGGAAGATATTACCTTCGATATAGCTGAAGAACTGCAGGAGCAGATGCGATTGGGTAAAAAAATGAGTCCCGATGAAACCTTTGATTATACCAAAGTGGTTTATGAGGATGAGGAGACCGATCCTACGGTGCGAATTATTGGTAGTAATGAAAATTATCTAGACAATAATGCCTATGATTTAAAAGATGGACGTAATTTTTCTTCAGAGGATATACAATACCGACGCCCCTATGCAATTATTGGAAAAGATATTCGAGATAAACTGTTTAAAAATGAGCATCCCATAGGAAAAGGTATTCGCATTGCCGGTCACCGATACCAGGTTATTGGGGCTTTAGATAGCAAAGGGAGTATTATGGGGCAGTCGATGGATGAGATGGTCATTATTCCATATACGACGGCATTAAATGTCTATGGAGGAGATCGTAATATTGATATTATGGTAAAGGCCCCGGCGATGGATTTGATTGACGCAACCATAGATGAAGTGACCGGTATAATGCGTGTGGTTCGCAGAGTGGCACCGGGAATGGAAAATGATTTTGAAATAGAAACCAATGATACGCTGGCCGGAACCTTTGATCAGTTCACCTTTATCCTTTATGCCGTAGGTTTTATTATTGGTGGAATTACGCTCTTTGGGGCGGGCATCGGGGTTATGAATATTATGTTGGTGTCGGTTACCGAACGGACCCGTGAGATTGGAATTCGAAAAGCAGTTGGTGCCACAAAAAAAGCCATTGTTTCACAATTTTTGGCAGAAACGATTTTTATCTGCCAGCTGGGGGGACTTATCGGTATTATACTTGGTGTATTGGCTGGTAATGGAATGGCACTTTGGATTGAAACCGAACCTGTAGTACCTATTTGGGCTGTAGTAACTGGTTTTATGGGGATGTTTGTAATTGGATTGTTATTCGGGGTTTATCCCGCTTATAAAGCGGCACAGCTTGATCCTATCGAAAGTTTACGATACGAGTAA
- a CDS encoding inositol monophosphatase family protein — protein sequence MSNYTAELNIAKQAAKSAAEIIKKYQRDRNFSVDYKGKNDLVTEVDIKAEQKVLSVIEKEFPDDHILAEETGGELRLPEERTWLVDPIDGTTNFTHGFPVYCVSIALWEQKEPKMAVVLEVSGGEIFTALAGKGAYLDGNPITVSKLSDPKDALVGTGFPYNDMSLVDNYLKFFRMLMDNIRGVRRPGAASYDLCCVASGRFDGFYEYALNPWDVAAAALIVKEAGGKVSDWQGGDDWLFGERIVAGNPVMHDFLLKEISNYFEEGEIDTPYKEKRDIT from the coding sequence ATGTCTAACTACACAGCTGAGCTAAATATTGCTAAGCAAGCAGCAAAGTCAGCTGCTGAAATTATTAAAAAATACCAGCGCGACCGTAATTTTTCAGTGGATTATAAGGGGAAGAATGACTTGGTTACCGAGGTGGATATAAAAGCGGAACAAAAGGTGCTTTCTGTAATAGAGAAGGAATTTCCGGATGATCATATCCTTGCCGAGGAAACGGGAGGAGAGCTGCGATTACCTGAAGAACGAACTTGGCTTGTGGATCCTATTGACGGAACCACTAACTTTACACATGGATTTCCGGTTTATTGTGTTTCAATAGCCCTTTGGGAACAAAAAGAGCCGAAGATGGCTGTTGTACTTGAAGTATCGGGGGGAGAAATATTTACTGCTTTAGCGGGCAAGGGGGCATATCTGGATGGCAATCCCATTACAGTATCAAAGCTTAGTGATCCCAAAGATGCGTTGGTTGGCACAGGTTTCCCCTATAACGATATGAGTTTAGTGGACAACTACCTGAAGTTTTTTCGCATGTTGATGGACAATATACGAGGGGTAAGACGACCGGGTGCCGCTTCGTATGATCTGTGCTGTGTTGCAAGTGGGCGCTTTGACGGATTCTATGAATATGCACTAAACCCGTGGGATGTGGCAGCAGCAGCGCTTATCGTTAAAGAAGCTGGAGGTAAGGTTTCTGACTGGCAAGGGGGTGATGACTGGCTATTTGGTGAACGAATTGTTGCGGGTAATCCCGTTATGCACGATTTCTTACTTAAAGAAATCAGTAATTATTTTGAAGAAGGTGAAATTGATACCCCTTATAAAGAAAAAAGAGATATCACCTAG
- a CDS encoding efflux RND transporter periplasmic adaptor subunit yields the protein MAKQKKSATKKLLYVVGGLVITLGVGLVVAKSMGWLGGSGVKTEVETSEAKLKIITQEVSASGKIQPEVEVILRPEVSGEIIELPIKEGDYVAKGDLLVRIKPDIYQARIDEINASMLTQKARLEEAKANLLEAKNTYQQNKKLYESEAISESEYIRTKTAFEARKASFKAAKYQVQSIEAQLEQAKEELQKTIIRAPRKGTISKLPVEVGERVLGNTQSIGTELLRIAKMDQMEVQVQVNENDIVNVSVEDTANIEVDAYPDKTFKGLVTEIANSADVSGSGTAEQVTNYEVKIRVLTPHNLNMAGNKRIVPKASREVPEGTFTPSFKPGMSASVDVQTETARNVVSVPIQAVTVRDFADSSASDDSTKTDTTKQVVIPKEDLRKIVFVVEDGIAKRREVKTGISDNTHIQILNGVEAGDTIVTGSYRTLSKKLSDGDKVKVNNQIYSDLVSN from the coding sequence ATGGCTAAACAAAAAAAATCAGCTACAAAAAAGTTACTATATGTAGTTGGGGGACTTGTTATTACGCTGGGAGTGGGGCTGGTGGTTGCTAAATCGATGGGATGGTTGGGTGGAAGCGGAGTTAAAACAGAAGTTGAAACCTCAGAGGCAAAGTTGAAAATAATTACTCAGGAAGTTTCAGCGTCAGGAAAGATACAGCCAGAGGTAGAAGTTATTCTGCGTCCCGAAGTATCCGGTGAAATTATTGAACTACCAATTAAAGAGGGAGACTATGTTGCCAAAGGGGATTTGCTTGTTCGTATCAAACCAGATATTTACCAGGCTCGTATTGATGAGATTAATGCTTCAATGCTGACGCAAAAAGCTCGATTGGAAGAGGCTAAGGCAAACTTGTTAGAAGCTAAGAATACCTATCAGCAGAACAAGAAATTATATGAGTCTGAGGCTATCTCAGAGTCGGAATATATTCGTACTAAAACGGCTTTTGAGGCGCGTAAAGCGAGCTTTAAGGCCGCAAAATACCAAGTGCAAAGCATTGAGGCGCAGTTAGAGCAGGCCAAAGAAGAGCTTCAAAAGACTATTATTAGAGCACCTCGAAAAGGAACCATAAGCAAGCTTCCGGTAGAAGTTGGCGAACGCGTGCTCGGTAATACCCAATCGATCGGTACCGAACTGCTTCGCATTGCCAAGATGGACCAGATGGAAGTACAGGTACAGGTAAACGAAAATGATATTGTGAATGTATCGGTAGAAGATACGGCAAATATCGAGGTGGATGCTTACCCGGATAAAACTTTTAAAGGATTAGTGACAGAAATTGCTAATTCTGCGGATGTATCGGGTTCCGGCACGGCAGAACAGGTGACCAACTATGAAGTGAAAATTCGGGTTTTAACACCCCACAACCTCAATATGGCGGGCAATAAGCGTATTGTTCCAAAAGCCTCTCGAGAAGTGCCTGAGGGCACGTTTACACCATCTTTTAAGCCGGGGATGTCCGCATCGGTAGATGTGCAGACTGAGACAGCGCGAAATGTGGTATCGGTTCCTATACAGGCGGTTACAGTACGCGATTTTGCTGACTCCTCAGCTAGTGATGACTCAACAAAAACGGATACTACCAAGCAAGTTGTTATTCCAAAAGAGGACCTCCGGAAGATCGTTTTTGTAGTCGAGGATGGCATTGCTAAACGGCGCGAGGTAAAGACGGGAATTAGTGACAATACACATATTCAGATTTTAAATGGAGTTGAGGCGGGAGATACAATTGTTACCGGGAGCTATCGGACGTTATCAAAGAAACTTTCGGATGGAGACAAAGTAAAAGTTAATAACCAGATCTATAGCGACCTGGTTTCAAATTAA
- a CDS encoding TolC family protein, with protein sequence MDMRKGILFLFVSLCLATTTIAQETKKISLQDAIDIALENNYQLKQANNNLNFAEKQILGAKADFLPSINGQFSGRSTQGQQFNNTTLQLENTIRNSLSGGVSASLTIFEGFTNIINLRRNQLNEKYQQANKNRARQTVIFNSASGFLQVVLNKELLKIARRNLESAREQLKQVKAQVEVGSRPTVDLYNQESTVASNELTVTQRENDLSYSKTQLIGTLQLDPQKEYEFIAPDLRDLTPAAKSLELSELINQALSERKDLQAQQLLIKRNREDLGLARASYYPSLSANIGISSSYYDTYRLRTGPQTAEAVNFSDQFFDQSVNKYVGFSVNIPIFNNLNSRINVQSSKITYKNSKLEYQNLKYTVLKEVRQAYNDYQSYVKQLSSTQKALQAAERSYQTQKERYEVGAGTLVELSDANAQYIEAQSNRAQAIFRYVFQEKLLDYYLGKIDQDISLN encoded by the coding sequence ATGGATATGCGCAAAGGGATTCTATTCTTATTTGTAAGTCTGTGTCTGGCAACTACCACAATCGCTCAAGAGACTAAAAAAATATCGCTGCAAGACGCTATTGATATCGCTCTGGAAAATAATTATCAGCTGAAGCAGGCAAATAATAATTTGAATTTTGCTGAAAAGCAGATATTAGGTGCTAAAGCTGATTTTTTGCCTTCTATTAATGGACAGTTTAGTGGTCGTAGTACCCAAGGTCAGCAGTTTAACAACACTACTTTGCAGCTTGAGAATACGATCCGTAATTCTCTTAGTGGGGGAGTTAGTGCTAGTCTTACAATATTTGAGGGGTTTACGAATATCATCAATCTTCGTCGTAACCAGTTGAATGAAAAGTATCAGCAGGCTAATAAAAATCGGGCAAGACAAACTGTTATCTTCAATTCAGCTAGTGGGTTTTTACAGGTTGTTTTAAATAAAGAATTACTTAAGATTGCCCGACGAAATTTGGAATCGGCGCGAGAACAATTAAAGCAGGTTAAAGCTCAAGTAGAGGTTGGATCCCGTCCTACTGTAGATCTATATAATCAAGAGTCTACTGTTGCAAGCAACGAACTAACAGTTACTCAACGTGAGAATGATTTGTCATACAGTAAAACACAACTTATTGGTACACTGCAACTTGATCCTCAAAAAGAGTATGAGTTTATTGCTCCAGACCTCAGGGATTTAACACCTGCTGCAAAATCTTTAGAACTTTCTGAATTGATCAACCAAGCATTAAGTGAACGGAAAGATTTGCAGGCACAACAATTATTGATTAAACGTAATCGGGAGGATTTAGGATTGGCACGTGCCAGCTACTATCCTTCGCTTTCTGCAAATATAGGTATAAGTAGTAGCTATTATGATACCTACAGATTGCGAACAGGTCCCCAAACTGCTGAAGCAGTAAATTTCTCAGATCAGTTTTTTGATCAAAGTGTAAATAAATACGTAGGGTTTTCAGTAAATATTCCGATTTTCAACAATTTGAATAGTCGCATTAATGTTCAGAGCTCAAAGATAACGTATAAGAATAGCAAATTAGAATATCAGAATCTGAAGTATACAGTACTTAAAGAGGTACGACAGGCTTATAATGATTATCAATCATATGTAAAACAACTTAGTTCAACTCAAAAGGCTTTACAGGCTGCTGAACGATCGTATCAAACACAAAAAGAACGATATGAGGTTGGCGCCGGAACTTTAGTTGAGCTTAGTGATGCTAATGCACAATATATTGAAGCTCAATCTAACAGAGCCCAAGCTATTTTCCGATATGTGTTTCAAGAGAAGTTGTTAGACTATTATTTAGGTAAGATTGATCAAGATATATCTTTAAATTAA
- a CDS encoding glycosyltransferase: MKEKKQILIIGLVWPEPNSSAAGGRMMNLIKLFQQQGWKITFATSAAESEYQADLKSRNINTVRIAVNDSSFDLFIKELQPSFVLFDRFLTEEQFGWRVAEQCPGALRILDTEDLHFLRRARETAVRQGRPFEKADLLHEETTKREIASIYRSDLSLIISEYEMQLLTNLFGIDEKLLYYLPFMLSKIDKRVIDQWSDFSERNHFVMVGNFRHPPNWDAVRFLRAEVWPLIRNKLPEAELHIYGSYVTQKAKQLHKPEEGFYIDGRASDAQQVVSEARVCLAPLRFGAGLKGKLVEAMQCGTPSITTTIGAEGISGKFEWSGSIQDKATDIADAAVELYQNETAWYKKQKEGIRIINERFAKPEYGDRFIRRITELVEELDTHRLQNFTGRMLEHHTMASTKYMSRWIEEKNSL, from the coding sequence ATGAAAGAGAAAAAACAGATACTGATTATTGGTCTTGTATGGCCTGAACCCAACTCCTCTGCAGCGGGAGGGCGGATGATGAATCTCATCAAATTATTCCAACAGCAAGGGTGGAAGATCACTTTCGCGACCTCAGCTGCAGAAAGTGAGTATCAAGCTGATCTCAAATCACGAAACATCAATACCGTCCGCATTGCAGTTAACGATTCCAGTTTTGATTTGTTTATTAAAGAATTACAACCCTCTTTTGTACTATTCGATCGTTTCTTGACGGAAGAACAGTTTGGATGGCGGGTGGCGGAGCAGTGCCCGGGTGCCTTGCGTATTTTAGACACCGAAGATCTGCATTTCTTGCGCCGGGCCCGGGAAACGGCTGTGAGGCAGGGACGACCTTTTGAGAAAGCAGATCTATTGCATGAAGAGACTACCAAACGTGAGATTGCCAGCATTTATCGAAGTGATCTTTCTCTCATAATATCAGAATATGAGATGCAGCTGTTAACCAATTTATTCGGCATAGATGAGAAGCTATTATATTATCTGCCTTTCATGCTTTCGAAGATAGACAAACGGGTTATTGATCAATGGTCTGATTTTTCTGAACGTAACCATTTTGTGATGGTTGGCAACTTCAGACATCCCCCAAATTGGGATGCTGTGAGGTTTTTACGAGCTGAGGTTTGGCCATTGATTAGGAATAAATTGCCTGAGGCAGAACTTCATATTTATGGGTCATACGTTACGCAGAAGGCCAAACAGCTTCATAAACCCGAAGAAGGCTTTTATATTGATGGAAGGGCATCTGATGCTCAACAAGTGGTTTCAGAAGCTCGTGTATGTCTGGCACCGCTACGTTTTGGGGCCGGACTCAAGGGGAAGCTTGTAGAAGCCATGCAGTGCGGCACTCCCAGTATAACTACTACGATTGGTGCCGAGGGCATTTCCGGAAAATTTGAGTGGAGTGGAAGCATACAGGATAAGGCTACAGATATTGCTGATGCTGCAGTAGAATTATACCAAAATGAGACGGCTTGGTATAAAAAGCAAAAAGAGGGTATTAGAATTATAAATGAGCGATTTGCGAAGCCGGAATATGGCGATCGTTTTATTCGTAGGATCACTGAATTAGTTGAAGAGTTAGATACCCATCGCCTCCAAAACTTTACCGGCCGCATGTTAGAACACCATACGATGGCCAGTACTAAGTATATGTCACGATGGATTGAAGAGAAAAATAGTCTATAG
- the bshB1 gene encoding bacillithiol biosynthesis deacetylase BshB1 yields MKLDVLALSAHPDDTELCCGGTLAALVRQGRKVGVIDFTRGEMGSRGTPETRLQEASEAAKIIGVSVRENLGLPDTQLESTREYQKKIIQKIRTHRPHICFIGAPSDRHPDHGNATQLALDSIFFSGLTKIETVDTDGNPQERWRPSHVLHFMQDRPFEPDLVFDISDTFEIKKEALLAFKTQFNVQNPTEEPGTYISNEQFFEGIEARAQHYGHLIGATYGEPFKYHNGPIPMAAFNDLFETSPQR; encoded by the coding sequence ATGAAACTCGACGTACTAGCGCTTTCTGCACATCCCGATGATACCGAACTTTGCTGTGGCGGTACTCTTGCTGCCCTTGTTAGACAAGGTCGAAAAGTAGGTGTCATAGATTTTACTCGTGGTGAAATGGGCAGCCGTGGCACTCCCGAAACACGACTTCAGGAAGCTTCAGAAGCAGCAAAAATTATTGGGGTATCAGTTCGTGAGAACCTAGGATTACCAGACACCCAGCTCGAAAGCACGAGAGAATATCAGAAAAAGATTATACAAAAAATTCGAACCCACCGTCCTCATATCTGCTTTATTGGGGCGCCTTCAGACCGCCACCCCGATCACGGTAATGCTACTCAATTGGCTCTGGATTCCATTTTCTTCAGTGGATTGACTAAAATTGAAACTGTCGATACCGACGGTAATCCCCAAGAGCGTTGGCGCCCATCGCATGTACTTCACTTTATGCAAGATCGGCCCTTTGAACCCGACCTGGTCTTTGATATCTCCGACACTTTTGAGATAAAGAAAGAAGCACTGCTCGCTTTTAAAACGCAGTTTAATGTTCAAAATCCTACAGAAGAACCGGGAACCTATATTTCCAACGAACAGTTCTTTGAAGGCATTGAAGCACGTGCCCAACATTATGGACATTTAATTGGTGCTACCTATGGTGAACCGTTTAAGTACCACAACGGCCCCATACCGATGGCTGCATTCAATGACTTATTTGAGACAAGTCCTCAGCGATAG
- a CDS encoding AI-2E family transporter, whose amino-acid sequence MGKSYPFWLKGTTILLGIFLVFLLFSYGKFILMPLAFSALLAMLLQPISNWLQKYKFNRVLAIITSMLLVTIILGGIISLLSFQLVQFADRLPEANAKIQAVSNDLIQFLQVKFNLSPNRQVEFLERGLETVVDKSGQYISTALGATTSVFTTIGLLPFFVFFMMYYKKMYRTFLHKAVEGKNDEIDSVLDGIQHVTQSYLVGMMMVISILALLNAIGLWIVGIDHVLFFAVFAAVLAIIPYIGIIIGSLPAILFALLFTDSLLNPLAVMGVFAAVQFLEGNFITPNIIGSSVSINPFMALIALIIGGQLWGISGMILFVPFLGILKCVFDQVDGLKPYGYLFGDHPDYNAAHLETEE is encoded by the coding sequence ATGGGTAAATCGTATCCATTTTGGCTAAAAGGAACGACTATTTTATTAGGTATTTTCCTGGTGTTTTTGCTCTTCTCATATGGTAAGTTTATTCTGATGCCTCTGGCTTTTTCTGCACTTTTGGCCATGCTATTGCAACCCATTAGTAACTGGCTGCAGAAATATAAATTTAACAGGGTGTTGGCTATTATTACTAGTATGCTGTTGGTAACAATAATATTGGGAGGAATTATCTCATTATTGTCGTTTCAGCTGGTGCAATTTGCTGATCGTCTGCCTGAGGCGAATGCAAAAATTCAGGCTGTAAGTAATGATTTAATTCAGTTTTTACAGGTAAAATTTAACCTATCGCCCAACAGACAGGTTGAATTTTTAGAACGAGGATTGGAGACTGTAGTTGATAAAAGTGGACAGTATATAAGTACGGCCCTAGGGGCTACTACCAGTGTGTTTACAACTATTGGGCTGTTGCCGTTTTTTGTATTCTTTATGATGTATTATAAAAAGATGTATCGTACCTTTTTACACAAGGCAGTGGAGGGGAAGAATGATGAGATAGATTCGGTGCTTGACGGTATACAGCATGTAACACAGAGCTATTTAGTGGGAATGATGATGGTGATTAGCATTTTAGCTTTACTAAATGCCATAGGTCTCTGGATTGTGGGCATTGATCATGTGCTCTTTTTTGCTGTTTTTGCAGCTGTGTTGGCTATTATTCCCTATATCGGTATCATTATTGGGAGTTTGCCGGCAATCCTTTTTGCGTTATTATTTACGGATTCTTTATTAAATCCACTGGCTGTTATGGGCGTTTTTGCAGCAGTACAATTTTTAGAGGGCAACTTTATTACCCCGAATATTATTGGTTCTAGTGTAAGCATTAACCCTTTTATGGCACTGATTGCCTTAATTATCGGTGGTCAACTTTGGGGGATTTCCGGAATGATTTTATTTGTTCCTTTTCTCGGTATTCTAAAATGTGTTTTTGACCAGGTTGACGGACTTAAACCATACGGATACCTCTTTGGTGATCATCCTGACTATAATGCAGCCCATTTAGAAACGGAAGAATGA